TTATAAAATCTTCTCTCACATGTTAAATTTCCTTCTTTATCAACCTGAACGGTTGTTTAGAAGTGGTAGCGCTTTTAAAATAGCGTCTTGTTCTTCACAGTTTGTGTCATGGCGTCGGAAGACGATCCCATGGACATTTCCGAAGCAGACGAATCTCCACAGTTGTGGACCGATGCACAATTAGAGGAACAAAGACGAAGAGATGCTGAATGCGAAGAGAGGCGAAAGGCTTTGGAAGAACAAAGCGTTAAGGCCGAGGAAAGACGGTTAGTTTATTTCTAATACTGCCCTGACAATAGGATTCTGGCTATATCATTATTTTCATTGACTTTGGCATCTTTGGTGAACCGCGAGTTTAGTTCAGTTGCATGCAACACGTTTCTATCAATGAAATGCCAGAGCGAGGGTGCTCTAACATCCAATCAGAATATTCGTCTTAATTGCGCGCCACTACCACCACACATCATGGATTtctaaaaacaacatttaagtGGAGATACATGCTGAAAGATTTCATTGGCTGGCCTATAATTAAGACttatcggggcctccgtggcctattGGTCAGGgaccacattcacaaaacttctaaaagttttacaaagttttatgaaagagGTCCCAGGGTGCTAGTGCAACACAAGGACTagtgagcctctcaccaatgaggttgccGTGAATCCAGCCTATGCTTGCTTCCTTTtatacgtcggaaggtctgcagcaaccttcgGGTGACCGTTGACTTcgcccaggctctgcccggtttcttcccaccataatatgcTGGTTGTTGTcgtaccagtgaaatattcttgagaacggcgtaaaacacaccaaataaataaatttattgatttcgGTTTAACGCCATTTTTGCCGAATTTCATATTGTACCGACCTTGCTCAGTTTCATGTGAACGACTGTGCATGTGGACACAGAcccctattaattttccataagcgacaattttaacgtctagcgctgtagctcagtcccaaacagtCCGTGGCCAATAATGCATTCCTGGCCCAActtgtgagaaagaagccataaaaatcttgacaggTTGACcctcaaaatctggacctttccatgccggcagcttcGGAGCGTGCCTTgcacgccaaggggacgtcactcgcagcctcatcactacctcacaacTTGTGTCccctcgcccagaatttcaaacttcctcatacctcctcaaagtttagacaattttcagcattttaataccaagcatgcacctgtacaccaaaaatggctacctgggagcaaaaaaatacacagaattacttaccgaaaaacggaagttgtaatgggggtctgtgtccatgtaGCGAAGTttataagggagataactacgtTATAATTGTTATTTACTGCAGACGAAAGGTTGCAAGGAAATTGAAGGGCCTGGGCTTGCGCTGGAAACAAGTTGAGCAAAGGCGACTGACGAGGGAAGAGTCAATGCGATCTCTGCATCAAGAAGCGGCCATTTTGATCGGAAATACGGAAGCAACGTGAAGCACCCGCCCAATAAAGACATACAGATCTTTTCTAACGGCTGAGGTTGTGTAGACTTCGAATTTTCAAGATTCAATCTTTCCGTTTTCGAACAGATGTCCGGTGGACatatcattttctttgcacaCGTCAGACCTTCTGATTGCTAATGTGGATATGGTGTTAATTGTCTGACAACCCAAGTCATCCATCATTAAGAAAGCTGTGTTACGTTTTTGTCTCGTGTAATGAATTGtttttcatgaatattaatgttACTTAATTTTCGTAGGAAAGATTCATCTTCTCAATAAGCATCGAATCCCCTTACCTACGTTTTGGTATCGTGGAGACAATAACCCGTGGATAGAGCGGCACATGGCTGTCTTAAAAAAGTTTCCGTAAAGATCACTAAGGCCCTAGGATCAGTGCCAGCGAGTAATTTAAATTgtctgtccaaggctgggtaCCTCAACGATACGCCCTCCCAACCCCGTTTGATCCTGGTGATAAATTGTTGTCTTAGGCTACAATCAACATTGTCATTGTTACACTATCGTTTAATCCTGGTTATAGATTGTTGATTTACAATTAGCTTTGTCAAAGATTCTCCGCTATCGTTTAATCCTGGTAATAGATTGTTGTCTTAGGCTACAATCAACATTGTCATTGTTACTCTATCGTTTAATCCTGGTTATAGATTGTTGATTTACAGTCAGCACTGTCAAGGATTCCCTATCATATAATCTTGCTAATAAGTTGATTTACCATCAACATTGTCAAGGATTGTCTATTACTTAATCCTGGTGATAAAGTGTTGATTTACGAACAGTTTTGTCATGGATACTGTATCATTTTGTCCTGGTACTAATTTAGTTTACGATAAACTTTGTAAAGGATATTCTGTCGTTTAATcctcctgggtcgagtcacacctaagaccttaaaagaggaagtaacttcctcgcttggcgttcagcacgaaggggatagtgcagcgactggttgacccgtatcagtataatggttcgggtaagccgcctcagtgaagcagcactagataaaagagctgtcgaaatccgtcctgcaacaaggcggcacattacatacactctaaagattccttcgtcgtcataaaccccaaacactcactcactcactcactcactcgtttaATCCTGTTTGATTTACGATTAACTTTGTCAACAATTCTCTATCATTAAATCCGGGTAAAGAGTTGATTTTTTAACAAATCTGGCAAGGATATTCCATCGAATGTGTGGAAGACTGTTGTAGGCAAATTTCAAAGGTAAATTCAATATCACTTTTCACCTCACTGAAACTAATGCAGTCCATACATTTGTGCTTAGAGGGAGACAGAATCGTCACTGATTGGTCGATATAGAGACAGGCAAATAGTCAGGACTTGTACTGGACGCATTCACACTAATTCTTGACTAAGGTTTTAGGATGCCAAATTGTATCTACACTGTTTgatgagaaataaaaaatttttgattCCACATTCATTTAACCCTGCTATAGTGACATTTTAGTCATTTTCTTGAAATCCGTGGATCTGACCAATTTGACCAGTTCATTTAAATTTGCAATCATTGGACTAACAAACCAAAGACGCAGTGACACGTAGCACACACAGCCGCagtacaccatttgtataccatCAAACTGAGGGTCACTGTATGATATGACTTAAATACTGAAAACGTAGCATTATTCATGCAGAGATCCAAGTGAGGACGACAGCCCAGTCACCGTAAAATAACACTGGGTCAGCCAGTAGTTCACCGATTCCGGTCGGTTTCTATGGTGACACCATTTAGCGACACCTGCTCAGGTACGGCGAAACCTGTCTGTACCTTGGTCGGTTTCTATGGTGACATCTGTTCATAACCTGGTGCGTTTGTGTGGCGACACTTGTCTGTATCCTGAACTCTTTAATCACACCTGTCTGTACACTGTTCCTTTTGCGTGGTGACAATTGGTACCCTGGTAGAGGGCAACTGTAGCGACACCTGCACCAGTACGTTCCTGTGGCAACACTTGTCTGTACCTGTCCGACTGTGGCGACATTTGTTTGTGCCCTGACATACCTGTACCCTGACCTATCGGTACCCTGGGTCGTGTCTGTAGCGACATCTGTCTGTATCTTAATCCGCTTCTCCGGCGACACCTGTTTGTCCCCTGACATGCCTGTACCCTGGCCTATCGGTAGGGCCTACTCTGGTTCGTGTGTGTAACGACATCTGTCTGTACCCCGGCCCGTTTACGTGGTGACACCTGCCTGTACCCTGATATGCCTGTACTCCGGTCCGTTTACGTGGTGTCACGTGCCTGTACCCCGATACGCCTGTATCCCGGTCCGTTTCTGTGGCGACGCCTACCTGTACCCTTGTCCGTTTCTGTGGCGACACCTACCTGTACCCTGGTCCGATTCTGAGGCCATACCTACCTTTAACCTGGTCTGTTTCTGTCGCGACACCTGCCTGTAACCTGGTCCGTTTCTGTCGCGACACGTCTGTGTCCCGGCCTATTTCTGCGGCGACACCTGTCTGTATCCCGGTTTATTCCTGCGGCGAAATCTGTCTGTATCCCGGCCTGTTACTGTGGCGACATTTCTCTGTATCTCGGTCTGTTTCTGCGGCGACATCTGTCTGTATCCCGGTCTATTTCTGTGGCGACATCTGTCTGTACCAGAACGAGAAGTCTAGGTATTTTATCTTTTGTGTTACAATATAGAAAAGAGAGCCAAGAACAAAAATGGCTGTGCGACTAGAGTCCCGGTGATAGGTACACGCGCAAAGGGCAAATTCAGATCGTAGGTTTGTCTTTTCGCCTATTTGACTGTTTCTTTCCTTATTTTTACACTTGTTTAATAGAGCAGGACCGAAAACTTccttacatgtaatatgtgtTACTGGACGCAATATCATTAACTCGACCTCATTTCTATAATGATACACGCTAGATGTACGCAGCATTTGTCAAACTTTTACGCAGAAGAATTCCCGTTATTTGCCGTGTAGACCGTTCTTGTagcagaaacattttgtttctagCTTCACTTGTGAGTATTTGCAGTGTGAGACGACTTTTCTTAA
This DNA window, taken from Liolophura sinensis isolate JHLJ2023 chromosome 11, CUHK_Ljap_v2, whole genome shotgun sequence, encodes the following:
- the LOC135478332 gene encoding uncharacterized protein LOC135478332, whose translation is MLVCVMASEDDPMDISEADESPQLWTDAQLEEQRRRDAECEERRKALEEQSVKAEERRRKVARKLKGLGLRWKQVEQRRLTREESMRSLHQEAAILIGNTEAT